Proteins from a genomic interval of Oreochromis aureus strain Israel breed Guangdong linkage group 6, ZZ_aureus, whole genome shotgun sequence:
- the LOC116331378 gene encoding ADP-ribosylation factor-binding protein GGA1-like, whose translation MAVAAPPDEASLQSRINKATNPLNKETDWDSIKGFCDQLENEPEGPQLATRLLAHKIQSPQEWEAMQALTVLETCMKNCGKRFHSEVGKFRFLNELIKVVSPKYLGARAPEAVKKKVLEMIYSWTVRLPDETKILEAYQMLKKQGIVKQDPVLPVDKPLPPPPPRAKSAIFEDEEKSKTLSRLLNSTHPEDLRAANKLIKEMVQEDQKRVEKVSKRVNAIQEVKESVSLLSQLLEGYNKESCSQSNQELIKDLYNRCEKMRPTLFRLASDTEDSDEALADILQANDSLTQVINQYRQLVKGEDVTKDGINSSLQPGNSSSALVDLTGLSISANTAPSNTDSSSLQTLTQNMGLSLLDDELMSLGLNVTENGDSQNTFQTSDITEVSTQSAPASVLLPAVIQKPQAPPVGGATAPPKAMEELDLLGKALLQQSLPPESQQVKWDKLQPQSRVPLRDLPAKSSSKPTPAAASTSTSSSATAPGASSVIHSEQSDAVLLSNLTLTVTDKASLPTADTYDSISLADVTVPLETIKPSTLLPVTVFDKHSLRVLFTFARDCPPSRPDVLVVIISMLSSAPIPVTNIRFQAAVPRVMKVKLQPPSSTELPAFNPILPPAAITQILLLANPHKEKVRLRYKLTFNLGDKSHDESGDVDQFPPPNTWGNL comes from the exons ATGGCGGTGGCGGCGCCTCCGGATGAGGCCAGCCTGCAGTCTCGCATCA ATAAGGCCACCAATCCTCTGAATAAGGAAACTGACTGGGACTCAATAAAGGGATTCTGTGATCAGCTCGAAAATGAACCGGAAGG gCCTCAGCTTGCAACCAGACTTCTGGCACATAAAATTCAGTCTCCTCAGGAGTGGGAGGCGATGCAAGCGCTAACG GTTCTTGAGACATGCATGAAGAACTGTGGAAAGCGATTTCATAGTGAAGTGGGGAAGTTTCGCTTTCTCAATGAGCTAATCAAAGTGGTTTCACCAAAG TATTTAGGAGCCCGAGCTCCAGAGGCAGTGAAGAAGAAGGTCTTAGAGATGATTTACAGCTGGACGGTGAGACTCCCAGATGAGACCAAGATATTGGAAGCATATCAGATGCTGAAAAAACAGG GCATTGTCAAGCAGGATCCTGTGCTTCCCGTTGACAAGCCCCTCCCACCCCCTCCACCCAGAGCCAAAAGTGCCATCTTTGAAGATGAGGAGAAATCCAAG ACGCTGTCCCGCTTGTTGAATAGCACTCACCCTGAAGATTTAAGAGCAGCAAACAAGCTCATTAAGGAAATGGTCCAAGAG GACCAAAAACGAGTGGAGAAAGTGTCGAAGCGAGTGAACGCCATCCAGGAGGTGAAGGAGAGCGTCAGCCTGCTGAGCCAGCTGCTGGAGGGCTACAATAAGGAGAGCTGTTCCCAGAGCAACCAGGAGCTCATTAAG GATCTCTACAATCGCTGTGAGAAGATGAGGCCTACCCTATTCCGATTAGCGAGTGACACGGAGGATAGTGATGAAGCTTTAG CGGATATCTTGCAGGCCAATGACAGCTTGACGCAGGTCATTAATCAGTACCGACAGCTCGTAAAGGGAGAGGATGTGACTAAAGATGGCATAAATTCGTCTTTACAACCAG GCAACAGTAGCTCAGCGCTTGTGGATCTGACAGGCCTTAGCATATCAGCCAACACTGCACCGTCTAACACAGACTCCTCCAGCCTGCAAACTCTGACTCAGAATATGGGCTTGAGCCTCTTGGATGATGAGCTCATGTCACTTG GACTGAATGTAACCGAAAACGGTGACTCTCAGAACACTTTTCAG acaTCAGATATAACAGAGGTATCTACTCAATCTGCACCAGCTTCAGTGTTGCTACCAGCTGTGATTCAGAAACCACAGGCTCCACCAGTAGGAGGGGCTACTGCTCCTCCTAAAGCCATGGAAGAGCTGGACCTGTTGGGAAAGGCACTGCTGCAGCAGTCTCTGCCTCCAGAGAGCCAGCAGGTCAAATG GGATAAGCTGCAGCCTCAATCTAGAGTCCCTTTACGAGATCTCCCGGCTAAATCCAGCTCAAAGCCCACACCTGCTGCGGcttccacctccacctctaGTTCTGCTACTGCTCCTGGGGCCAGTTCGGTCATCCATTCAGAGCAGTCTGATGCCGTGCTGCTCTCCAATCTTACACTCACAGTTACTGACAAAGCCTCATTACCTACTGCTGACACTTACGACAGCATCTCTCTAGCTGATGTTACTGTGCCTCTGGAAACCATCAAACCTA GCACCTTGTTACCAGTCACTGTATTTGACAAGCACAGTCTCCGGGTTTTGTTCACCTTTGCCCGCGACTGCCCTCCATCACGACCTGACGTGCTGGTGGTGATAATCTCCATGCTGTCTTCAGCCCCTATTCCTGTTACCAACATCCGCTTCCAGGCAGCTGTGCCCAGA GTGATGAAAGTCAAGCTACAGCCTCCCTCCAGTACTGAGCTGCCTGCCTTCAATCCCATCTTGCCTCCAGCTGCCATCACACAGATTTTACTGCTGGCAAACCCTCACAAG GAGAAAGTCCGTTTGCGGTACAAACTAACTTTCAACCTGGGGGACAAATCTCACGATGAATCTGGTGACGTCGACCAGTTCCCACCTCCAAACACTTGGGGAAACCTTTAG
- the micall1a gene encoding MICAL-like protein 1, with the protein MMGSLKALQEWCRIQCENYNDVQIKDMSTSFRDGLAFCAIIHRFRPDLIDFGSLSKENVYENNRLAFEVAETELGIPALLDPEDMVSMKVPDRLSIITYVSQYYNFFNNKSQANPPCMKRLSTAGLNEPAQKRPPTPLEDKTESVQTGIEAVGAVKRSTLSSTCAACQKHVHLVQRFLVDGKLYHRNCFKCTECHSTLLPGSYKLGSDSGALVCAHHLNRNALSNQNGEPDLSKRPASGQSARTGRSTVPHTAPSDGSQAKTPVQETNDTDVPADDSVTVAPVTTSKDGLEKTNEDGTIEAEDKQRSATPPNPFDESDDEEEDGEKEEEETQTSAKHTANGDLPSTPHVEVTGRPVPAPRRVSDPAPPPRPAPRARLSRTADSPAVGETQKLPLPPKPRGRSQSPASGTHKPKDPPWLALVQSEPKKKKAPAPPPPPAGLATPPNTGSLSSLKGEGSRPSTPPQPSNPFEDEDDDENNEGNGEEGSEGGAPPPTVVSSHPWYSITQAADAVGADTPTNKRSSSRSVSPASTKSKKRPAPRAPRPPTSNQVLSHSQSSSCSPSPALSTESLSSGSDYSSSQLPLAGSSSSDQEHNFTKSVSEPSICSPNDSKPSPSSSSTEHLRQPSPSPAPSPVPANASSAPATPQTSRNPGTKAPRPPPPRPSNLSPLASEATQSQNKRICKENPFNRKASPSPANSKTRPPKGPRPARPPAPGHGFPLIKRKVQSDQYIPVEDIHGEMSQLEKQLDELEQRGVELEKKLRDNPNDEDEEHLLVDWFTLIHDKHLLVRREAELVYTAKQQNLEERQADVEYELRCLLNKPEKDWTEDDKSREQELMAELVTIIEQRNQIVNSMDQDRQREEEEDKLMEEMLKKKDFQKDPDSDHQKKKGAKFKPIKVLKRLSHKGEPGKSPSPRKEKS; encoded by the exons ATGATGGGATCTCTGAAGGCTCTCCAGGAGTGGTGTCGGATACAGTGTGAGAACTACAACGATGTGCAAATTAAGGACATGTCTACGTCCTTTCGAGACGGGCTGGCGTTTTGTGCCATTATTCATCGCTTCAGACCAGATCTGAT AGATTTTGGCTCACTGTCTAAGGAGAATGTCTACGAGAATAACCGCCTG GCGTTTGAAGTGGCCGAGACTGAACTGGGGATTCCAGCCCTGTTGGACCCAGAAGACATGGTGTCTATGAAAGTGCCTGACCGGCTTAGCATCATCACATACGTGTCCCAGTATTACAACTTCTTCAACAACAAGTCTCAGG CAAACCCTCCTTGTATGAAGAGGCTCAGTACTGCTGGTCTCAATGAGCCAGCCCAGAAAAGGCCTCCAACTCCTCTGGAAGATAAGACTGAG TCCGTGCAGACAGGCATCGAAGCGGTTGGAGCAGTCAAGCGGAGCACTCTCAGCAGCACCTGCGCCGCCTGCCAGAAACACGTCCACCTGGTGCAAAGGTTTTTGGTGGACGGCAAGCTCTACCATCGCAACTGTTTCAA gTGCACTGAGTGTCACAGCACACTGCTTCCTGGATCTTACAAATTAGGAAGCGACTCTGGGGCACTTGTCTGTGCACATCACCTTAATCGAAATGCTTTATCCAACCAGAATGGTGAGCCCGATCTTAGTAAGAGACCAGCGTCGGGACAGTCTGCCAGGACCGGTCGCAGCACAGTTCCTCACACGGCGCCCTCTGATGGCAGCCAGGCAAAGACTCCAGTACAGGAAACGAACGATACTGACGTTCCGGCCGATGACTCTGTCACGGTCGCTCCCGTTACAACAAGCAAAGACGgtttagaaaaaacaaatgaagacgGTACCATCGAAGCAGAGGACAAACAACGCTCTGCCACACCTCCCAACCCTTTCGATGAGAGTGACGATGAAGAGGAGGACggggagaaagaagaagaagaaactcaaacatcagccaaacacacagcaaatgGAGACCTCCCTTCTACACCTCATGTTGAAGTTACCGGTCGGCCAGTGCCTGCGCCCCGCCGGGTTTCTGATCCCGCCCCTCCACCTCGCCCTGCGCCACGGGCTCGACTCTCCCGCACAGCAGACAGTCCTGCAGTCG GTGAAACTCAGAAGCTTCCACTTCCTCCCAAACCCCGAGGAaggtcacagtctcctgcaag TGGCACCCATAAACCCAAAGACCCACCTTGGCTCGCGCTGGTTCAGTCAGAACCCAAGAAGAAGAAAGCACcagcccctccccctccccctgcTGGACTGGCAACACCTCCAAACACAGGCTCTTTGTCCTCTCTCAAAGGGGAGGGCTCCAGACCCAGCACGCCCCCTCAGCCCTCCAACCCGTTCGAGGATGAAGACGACGACGAAAATAACGAGGGAAATGGGGAAGAAGGGAGTGAGGGAGGAGCACCTCCACCTACGGTGGTGTCTAGTCACCCATGGTACAGCATCACTCAGGCAGCAGACGCAGTGGGTGCAGACACTCCCACTAATAAACGAAGCTCATCCCGCTCTGTCAGTCCTGCAAGCACCAAGAGCAAGAAACGGCCTGCACCTCGTGCTCCTCGGCCACCCACCAGTAACCAAG ttctctctcattctcagtcctcctcttgctccccCTCTCCAGCTCTCAGTACAGAGAGTTTGTCTTCAGGCTCAGACTACAGCTCCTCTCAGCTCCCTTTGGCTGGCAGTAGCAGCAGCGACCAGGAACACAACTTCACCAAAAGTGTCTCCGAGCCTTCCATCTGCTCACCGAACGACTCCAAGCCTTCCCCTTCTTCTTCCTCAACTGAGCATCTCCGTCAGCCTTCTCCAAGCCCCGCCCCTTCTCCAGTCCCAGCAAATGCCAGCTCAGCTCCAGCCACTCCACAGACCAGTCGCAACCCAGGGACCAAGGCTCCTCGACCTCCACCACCACGACCCAGCAACCTCAGCCCACTGGCCTCAGAGGCCACCCAGTCACAAAACAAG cgGATATGTAAAGAGAACCCCTTCAATCGAAAAGCTTCGCCCTCTCCTGCTAATTCTAAAACCAGACCGCCAAAAGGCCCCCGTCCTGCTAGACCCCCGGCTCCCGGTCATGGCTTCCCACTTATTAAACGAAAG GTGCAGTCAGATCAATACATCCCAGTTGAAGACATCCATGGGGAGATGAGTCAGCTGGAAAAGCAGCTGGATGAGCTGGAGCAGAGGGGAGTGGAGCTGGAGAAGAAGCTCAGAGACAACCCAAACG ATGAAGATGAGGAGCACTTGTTGGTTGACTGGTTCACCCTGATTCATGATAAACACCTTCTTGTTCGACGGGAAGCTGAGCTGGTCTACAC GGCGAAGCAGCagaacctggaggagaggcagGCTGATGTGGAGTACGAGTTGAGGTGTCTTCTCAACAAACCAG AGAAAGACTGGACCGAGGATGACAAGAGTCGGGAACAGGAGCTGATGGCTGAGCTGGTTACCATCATTGAACAGCGCAACCAAATCGTCAACAGCATGGACCAGGACAGGCAGAG ggaggaagaggaggacaaaCTTATGGAAGAGATGCTGAAGAAAAAAG ACTTTCAGAAGGATCCAGACAGCGATCATCAGAAGAAAAAAGGGGCAAAGTTTAAACCCATCAAGGTGCTCAAGCGTCTGAGCCATAAAGGAGAACCGGGAAAGAGTCCCAGCCCGCGTAAGGAGAAGAGCTGA
- the c6h22orf23 gene encoding UPF0193 protein EVG1 — METSSQATASRGLWNSPRATQFSKETQDMLRLLKQESRVTSLKRKQINKQPKNETALPFTSDPAQSSPPGKSVQKHWPVHTQKRTAEACRSGNSYEREKFRPGPTRDLEKEKRKLQNIFAHGTEQPGAGSSQKPPQHQSSEVPKKMDRYQEVLNEIQERRQFLEDMASLGQEKDYIDIINTEISQKLRELEIMEKSHVPTSDTKTERTENAANKED, encoded by the exons ATGGAAACTTCCTCACAGGCTACAGCTAGCAGGGGACTGTGGAACAGCCCCAGAGCCACACAGTTCAGCAAggagacccaggacatgctgagAT TGTTGAAGCAGGAATCAAGGGTCACCAGCCTCAAGAGAAAACAGATCAACAAACAGCCAAAGA ATGAAACAGCTTTGCCTTTCACCTCTGATCCGGCACAGTCTTCTCCTCCTGGTAAATCTGTCCAGAAACACTGGCCAGTCCACACTCAGAAACGCACCGCCGAGGCATGTCGGTCTGGGAACAGCTACGAGAGAGAAAAGTTTCGTCCTGGTCCAACAC GAGACCtagagaaagagaagaggaagCTTCAGAACATCTTTGCACACGGGACCGAGCAGCCCGGAGCGGGATCTTCTCAGAAACCTCCTCAACATCAGAGCTCAGAAGTACCAAAGAAGATGGATCGCTATCAGGAAG ttctAAATGAAATACAGGAAAGACGacagtttcttgaagacatgGCCTCCCTGGGTCAGGAGAAAGATTATATTGACATCATCAACACTGAGATATCTCAG AAATTACGAGAACTGGAGATAATGGAAAAATCCCACGTTCCCACATCTGACACAAAGACGGAGAGGACAGAAAATGCAGCCAACAAAGAAGACTGA